The Acutalibacter muris genomic sequence AAAATCCGGCATATCCTCCACAATATGCTCCCTGGGGCCGGGCCTTTCGGGAGAGATGGGCTTTTTACCGGTGAGGTGCCCCACAAGCTGCTGCACATCGTTCACCGGATACACCGTTAAGCCCTGTATCACGGCACCCTCCCGGGCGTTGGCGGCGGGGAGGAAGAGCTCCTTAAAGCCGGCCTCCTTGGCCTTCACCGCCATAGCCAGCACTCCGCACACCCGCCGCACTTGGCCGGAAAGGGACAGCTCCCCCAGGAATGCCGCGCCGTCAGTATCGCAGGCCAGCTGGCCCGAGGCCTTTAATAGGGAGAGCAGCAGCGGCAGGTCGTAGATGGGGCCCTCCTTACGCTTGTCGGCGGGGGCCAGATTCATGACTATCCTTCCCACCGGGAAGTCAAAGCCGCAGTTCTTCATGGCGGCCCGCACCCTATCCCGGGACTCCTTTACCGCCGCGTCCGGCAGGCCCACCACCTCGAAGGCCGGGAGCCCTGTGGAAAGGTCGGTCTCCACCTCCACCGGGAAGGCCTCCAGGCCAAAGGCGCCCATGCTGTATGTTCTTGCTACCATAGAGACCCCACCTTATATGAAAATGCAAATATGAATGACATTATATACCATATGTCTGTTTTTGGCAATAGCAAATTTAACTAAAGAATTATTCTGTGCAGGATTTTCACCGCGCGCATATTTTCCGGGTATGAGAAGCACAATATGGATATGCAAAAGACCTTATACCTCCCTGAAAGGAAGGATCCAAATGTCCCATCATTCAGAAGGCCGGATAGGGAACCTGCCGGCGAATATCAACATCATGAACCCAGTGCCCAATAAGGACGCAAAGTCCATCACCCAGCTGGTGCGAAAGAACGGCAAGATAGCCGGCTACCGGCTGTCGGACGGCACAGTGCTCTCCAAGCGGGAGGGCGTGGCCCTTGCCAAGCAGGGGGGCATCAGGGGCGTGGCCATCGCCAGCCGCAACGGCAGCGAGTATCTGCGCTCTCTGCCAGACGGCGATGAGAGCAACAACCTGGGCGACTTGCCCAGTGCCCCGGGAAATTTTGAATGACCGCAGGAAGCCCCCGGTTTTATCCGGGGGCCTCCGCTTTATATCTGACTTTTACCTGCCTATCTCGTCCCGAACCTCTTTAAAGCACTGCACCGCAAACTCCACATCCTTGCGGGAGTGGCTGGCGCAGACCTGGGTGCGTATGCGGGCCTTGCCCTTGGGCACCACAGGATAGGAGAAGGCCACCACGTAAACGCCCTTTGCCATCATGCGTTTTGCGTACTCCACGGCCAGCTTCTCGTCATAGAGCATCACCGGAACACAGGGGTGGGTTCCCGGGATAACATCGAAGCCGTTATCCACCAGCAGTTTGCGGTAGTGGGCGGTCACATCTTCGAGATGGTCCCTGAGCTCGGTGCTCTCCTCGAGCATATTCAGCATCTCAATGCTGGCCCCGGCAATGGCGGGAGCTAAAGTGTTGGAGAACAGGTAGGGCCTGCTCCTCTGGCGCAAGAGGTCGATTATCTCCCGCCGCCCGCTGGTGTAGCCGCCGGAGGCCCCGCCCAGGGCCTTGCCAAGGGTCCCGGTGATAATATCCACCCGGCCCTCTACACCGCAGTGCTCGGGAGTGCCCCGGCCGGTCTTTCCCACAAAGCCCACGGCGTGGCTGTCGTCCACCATCACCAGGGCATTGTACTTGTCCGCCAGGTCGCAGATACCCTTTAGGTTGCAGATAATGCCGTCCATAGAGAACACGCCGTCGGTGGCGATAAGCTTTATCCTGGCCCCGGCCTCGTCTGCGGCCTTCAGCTGGGACTCCAAATCCTCCATGTCGTTGTTCTTATAGCGGAACCGCTTGGCTTTGCAGAGCCGCACGCCGTCTATAATGGACGCATGGTTCAGCTCGTCGCTTATCACAGCGTCCTCAGCAGTGAGCAGCGTCTCAAAGAGCCCTCCGTTGGCGTCGAAGCAGGAGGAGTAGAGTATTGTATCGTCAGTGCCCAGAAATCCGGAGATTTTCTTTTCCAGAGTTTTGTGTATGTCCTGGGTACCGCAGATGAACCGCACCGAAGCCAGTCCGTAGCCCTTTTCGTCATAGGTGCGCTTGGCGGCGTCTATCAGCCGCTGATTATTGCCAAGGCCCAGGTAGTTGTTGGCGCACATGCACAGCAGCTCCCTGCCGTCCTCCATGCGCACCCTTGCGCCCTGGGGGGAGATGAAGGGGGCCTCGCCCTTAAAGAGCCCGGCCTCCTTAATGGACTCCACTTCCTTTGCGTATATGTTCAGGATATCATTTTTGCGCGGCATAGTCAGCTCCTCCTTAATCGTTTATATGGGCCCAGTCCAGTATGACCTTGCCGGACTGCCCGGATATCATGGCTTCAAAGCCCTTTTCATAGTCCCGGATATCAAAGCGGTGAGTTATTACCGGGGCAATATCCAGGCCCGACTGTATCATGGTGGTCATCTTGTACCAGGTGTCCCAGACCTTCCTGCCGTATATACCCCGAAGGTTCAGGCCGTTGAAGATGACGGTCTCCATGTCCACATGGGTGTCCTTGGGCAGCAGTCCCAGAAGGGCTATCTTGCCTCCGTGCTTCATGTTGTTTATCATGTCGGAGAGACCTGCCGCGTTTCCGGACATCTCCATGCCCACGTCAAAGCCCTCGGTCATGCCCACCTCGCGCATTACGTCGGTAAGCTTGCGCTCTTTTAGATTCACCGTCTCGGTGGCCCCCAGCTTCTTTGCAAGGTCCAGCCTATAGGGGTTCATGTCCGTGACTATCACGTGCCGGGCCCCGGAGAACTTGGCAATGGCCGCCGCCATAATGCCAATGGGCCCTGCGCCGGTGATAAGTACGTCCTCGCCCAGCATATCATAGGACAGGGCGGTATGGGTGGCGTTGCCCAATGGGTCGAAGATGGCATAGAGTTCCTCAGGCACGTTGGGGTTGCAGGGCCAGACGTTGGAGGAGGGTATCACCAGATATTCGGCGAAGGCCCCGTTCCTGTTTACGCCCACGCCCTTGGCGTCCTTGCAGTTTTCCTTATGGCCCTCCAGGCAGTTGCGGCACTTGCCGCAGGTGATATGCCCCTCGCCGGAGACCAGGTCGCCGGGCTTAAAGCCCTCCACGCCCGGGCCCACCTCGACTACCTCGCCCACATACTCGTGGCCTGCGGTAAGGCCCGCCGGGATGGTATGCTGGGCCCAGTCGTTCCACTGGTAGATGTGCACGTCGGTGCCGCAGATGGCAGTTTTTTTGATTTTGATTTTCACGTCGTTGGGACCGAGTTCAGGGATGAGTACACGCTTCATCCAAAGTCCTGCTTCCGGTTTTTCCTTGACGAGAGCCCACATCATGTTGTCGCTCATAAAAGACCTCTCTTTCTGAATATAAAAAATCTCGGTATCTTTTCAAAGGGCAAAGTCTCCGTCTCTGAAAATATCTACCTCGCGACCGTCCTCTGTGGTGCCCACAATGCACAGGTCCGGTGTGCCTATCATGAAGTCCACGTGTATGGTGGAATCGTTGAACTCCGGGCGCTGGCCGAAGCCCCGGCCCAGGGCCAGGTGGCAGCTGGCGTTCTCGTCTATCAGGGTGGTATAGTACACAAGCCCGCTCATGCTGATGGGGGAGTGGTACTCCACCAATGCGGCCTCGCCCAGATACCCGGCGTTCTCGTCGGTGTTTATAAGCGCTTCGAGCATCTCCTTGCCCTCGTCTGCCAAAACCTCGACCACCTTGCCCTTCTCGAACCTGAAGCCGAAGTTTTCTATGCTTTTACCACCCAGCAGGAGGGGTCGGGAGGCATAGACTATGCCGTTGGTGCCAAATTTGTCGGGGGTGGTGAAAATTTCCTCGGAGGGTATATTGGCGTTGAAGGGGACCTGCCCGGCGGGCAGGTCGCTGTCATCGTGGCCAAACTTGGACCAGGGGGTAAGCCCTACCGTCAGGTCTGTGCCGTTAGAAGCGGTATAGTGGAGCTTTGTAAGCTTCAAAGCGTCCACAGCCCGGCCCCTCTCGGCGTTCCTTCTGCCCTTCTCCTCCCAGGTTTTTACAACGTCGTTGTCCTCGGTAATATAGCAGAGCTTTAGGAGTATCTCCCACAGCTCGTTAAGAGCCTCCTCGCCGGTCTTGTCCAGTATGTACTCGGCCCACTGTATAGTGGGAACCATGGCGATAAGCCACTGGCAGTGCTTCTCCCGACTGGCACGGCGCATGATGTTCCGCACCGCGTCCACATGGGCAAAGATGGCGTTGGAGTTCTTTTCGCTCACGTCCTCCATGAGCCTCGGGTTCACCCCCTCCAGCCGCACATAGCAGGCTCCGTTGTCCAGGTAGCCCTGGTGCATGGCGTACTCCCAGTCCTCTACCCGGCGCACGTCCTCATCAGCCCGGTACTGGGCGCCCACCTTCATGTTGGGCAGGTCCAGGTAGTGTACCACTACGTTCCCGGCCCCCAGCTTATAGCACTCCTCGGCAAAGATAGAGGTGAACTCCCAGCCCTCCACCGCGGCCTCTACCAGTACGGTCTGGCCCTTCTGAACATTGAGCCCCACCCTTGCCAGGGTATAGGCGTATTTGCGCTTCATCTTCTCCAGGTCCATTTTCAGCCCCTCCTTTGGGTACATGAATTATTTAATCATATTATAGCGCAGAGCGGCCCCGCTGTAAAGCCCCGGAAAAGTTGACACGCGAAAGCTCCTGTGCTATAATTACCAACATACCGAATTTGTAGGAGAATAATAAATCGGAAAGGAAATGAAGCGATCATGTCATATAAAAGGATACTGACAATACAGGATATATCCTGTGTGGGCCAGTGCTCCCTGACGGTGGCCCTGCCCATACTGTCGGCCTCGGGGGTCGAGACCTGCATATTGCCCTCGGCGGTGCTGTCCACCCATACCGGGGGTTTTAAGGGCTATACCTTTCGGGACCTTACGGAGGATATCCCCGGCATTGCGGACCATTGGGAGAGCGAGGGCATCAGGTTTGACGCGGTATACTCCGGCTACCTGGGCAGTGCCCGGCAGATAGAATATGTTAAGGACATAACAAACAGGCTTTCGGCCGATAACGCCCTGAGCATTGTGGACCCGGCCATGGCCGACAACGGGAAGCTGTACGTTGGCTTTGACGGGGATTTTGTACAGGCCATGAAGAGCCTCGTATTCTCCGCCGACATAATTTTGCCCAACATTACCGAGGCCTGCCTGCTCACCGGCACGGAGTACCGGGAGAGCTATGACAGGGCGTACATCGACGGCCTGCTCACGAGCCTTGAGAGTGCCGGAGCCTCTACTGTAATTCTCACCGGCGTAAGCTTTAAGCCCGATACCACCGGGGTGCTGGTGGACGAGAAGGGAGAACGCTCCTATTATGAGCACAAGAAAATCGCCAAGGGCTGCCACGGCACCGGGGATATCTACGCCTCCGCCTTTGTGGGCGCGATGCTGGGCGGCCGGCCGCTGTTTGAGGCGGCGAAGATTGCCGCCGACTTCACGGTGCTCTGCATAGAAAAGACCCGGGGGGACCAGAGCCACTGGTATGGCGTGAAGTTCGAGCAGGCACTGCCGGACTATATCCGTATGCTGGGCCTATGAGGCGGGAGCTTGAGCCCCACGAGCAGGCGGAGCGCAGCATAATAAAGAAGTACCGCCGGGAGCTCTGGGGGCCCTTTATCGCGGCCCTGAAGCGCTATAGTCTCATAGAGAGCGGCGACAAAATAGCCGTGTGCATCTCCGGCGGCAAGGACTCCATGCTGCTCTCTAAGCTTATGCAGCTTTTAGAGCGGGTCAGCGACGTGCCCTTCGGGCTGGAGTTTGTAGTGATGGATCCGGGCTATAACCCGGAGAACCGCAGGAGGATAGAGGAGAACGCGGAGCTTCTGCGTGTACCCATAAAGATATTTGAAACGGACGTCTTTAAGGTGGCCAATAATACGGAGAAAAACCCCTGCTACCTCTGCGCACGTATGCGCCGGGGGTATCTCTATCGGTTCGCAAAGGACCTGGGCTGCAACAAGATAGCCCTGGGCCACCACCAGAGCGACGTGGTGGAGACCACCCTTCTCGGAATGTTCTACGGCGGCCAGCTCCAGGGCATGATGCCGAAGCTAAGAAGCAGGAACTTCCCGGGTATGGAGCTTATACGGCCCATGTACTGCATTCGGGAGGAGGACGTCCTCTCATGGAGGCGCTATAATAATCTGGAGTTTATAGGGTGCGCCTGCCGCTTCACCGAAAGCGCCGCCCGGGATACGGGCCGTTCCAAGCGGCAGGAGATAAAGGAGCTGCTGTTGGAGCTTCAAAAGCAGGACCCGGACATAGAGAAGCGCATTTTCAACAGCATACACTCCGTATGCCTTGACACCTTCCCGGGTTATATCCAGGGCGGGGAGGAGCACAGCTTTCTGGAGAGATACGGCAAAAACCAGGGGGACGCATAAGCGTCCCCCTTTCCTGTGTCAGGTTATTAGCTTTACCTCGCCGTCTATGAGCGTGGCAATGCTGTGCCGTGTCTCGTTCTCAAGCTTCAGCTGCGCCCCGCCTATCTCCACCAGGGTGCCTGGGTGCGCCGTTCTGAAGGTCAGACGCCCCGCGAGCCGGCGCTCCGTATCCTCCTGGAGCTCGTCAAGGCTCTTCTGGTGCTGGTTGAGCTTTAAGCGGTCCACAGATATCTGCATACGCATTTTGGACATCCGGCTGAGCTTTGTGGGGCTTGAGGGCTGGCGCTCGGTCTCCTCGAGGCTCTTTTCCAGCTCCGCTATCTCCTTTAACAGCTGCTCCTTCTCATAGCTCTCACAGGGCAGGCCGCCCAGGACCACAGTTGTGCGCACCTCGGTTTTTGAGCCCACAGTGTTGGCGTCCACCTCGTTCCCGGCCCATATCCGCCCGCCGACGATGGCCCCCCGGCCGTTCTGTACATACACGCCCGCGTCGCAGTAGACCTCGCAGCTGATTATGCACTCAGAATTGAGGTTCTCCTTTGCGTGGACGATGCAGTTTTCCAGGTACTTTGCGAATATGTCCCTATGGGAGCGTATGACCGCCTGATTGTTCCCCTGCACGCCCTTGCTGAGTATCAGGTCGCCCCCGGCCTCAATGGTGCTGGACTCCACCACGCCGTCCACCTTGACGGTGCCCATGGCCCGCACGGTGAAGCCGCTGCAAACGTCGCCGTGGATGTGCACGTCCCCCAAAAAGTTCACGCTGCCGGAGGAATAGTCCACGTTGCCGTCTATCTCTAAGAGCGGGTTCACCTGGAAGGCCCTGCCGGAAAATTCCAGCCCGCCGTCTCTGGTGGCGATAAGGGCACTGCCGTCCTCGTTCAGGGCTGTGTTGCGGCCCATGGGCGCCACAGCCGCCACGCCGTCCCTTGTGGGCAGCTCCTTGTCGGTAACGGTGCGCCCGGCTATACCCGGCGTAGGGGGATTTATACGGCAGATGGGCGCGTCCTTTTCCACATTCTGGGTGGTGCGCAGGGCGGTAAAATCCACCCGGTTCATATCGTCCACGGGCAGGTCCCTGTGGGCCTCTCTGGGATAGAGGTCTATAATGGCGCCGTCCTTTCCGGGCACGGCGGCCTTGCCCCGGGCGATCAAATGCATACGGAAATAGGGGGACTCCATCTCGGGTATGGCCCTGACGGTATCCAGGTCAACGCCGAAAGCCACCCCGGCGGCGCCCAGGGAGTTCATGATAATGCCCTTAGTAACGCCCTCGCCCTTTCCAGAGGGGGGATAGAGCAGCAGCCAGGCGCTGAGCTTGTCCCCGGAGATAAAGACGGTGGCCTGGGCATCCAGGTCCGCGGGCGGGGCGGGCTCTGGGTCCTGGGGACCCTGGGCGGGCTGCTGCTCCGGGGCCGGCGGCGGAGCGGGCAGTGGCGGCGGGGTCATGGCCGAGAGCCTTGCCGCCGCCGAGGAGGACACAGCCATCAGCAGCTTTGTAAGCTCCGCCATAGAGGTCCTGGGGTCAAACACCTGTGGCTCCGCTGTTTTAAAGCTCAGCTCTGGCCTTGGCAGCTGGCGCCCCTGGTCCCGGCAGGCCCGCCAAAGCTCGAAAATAACGTGGTCCACCGGCAGGCTCAGGGTATAGGGGTCCACGGGCTCAGCCTTGGGGGCCTCCCTTGCGGGACGTTGGGCATCGGCCAGCTTTAGAGGCCTGTCGCCGGGGCGGGGCCGTGGGCCTGGGGTTTCCTTTGGGGCCTTCTTTTTGCGTCGGAACTTGAAAAGCTTTGAACCGAAAAGTCTTGATAGGAAAGAAATTGGGGCCGCCATAATTGCGCCTCGCTTTCTGGAAGAAAATTTCAGCATATATTTCTGTAATTATATTATATTCTTTCAGCGCCCTTTTGACAAGGGAAACTTTGTTATATTGGCAAGAAATTTTAGCCAAAGGGGAGGAACTGCTTGTCAAGCCGCTAAACACGATTATACGCAAAGGCCTGGCCTCGCCAAATGGAGGCGTAGTTATCATATCGCGTTCATTCCAAAGCACAGGAGGAAAGCGATATACAAATAGTACAGGGAAAGTCATATCTGTTTGGCGCGGTGGTGCGGCAGGCACATTTTTTTACGTCTTGTAAACACATACTTATTATGCTATAATGACGCCTATAATAAGAGCATAAAGGAGCTGAATAGAGGCATTGACAAAAACCGATACTGACCCCTGGGACCGCTCCCGGGACAGGTCCCTCCTACAGGTATACGACCTTGCGACCGGCTGCATAGAGACCCTGGCGGAGTTTGACTATCTTATAGAAGCCCCAAACTGGTCCCCAAACGGCAAATTCCTCTTGTACAACAGCAAGGGGCGCGTCTACCGCTTCGACCTGGAGACGAAAGGGAGTACCCTTTTGGAAACGGACTTTGTGGGGAACTGCAATAACGATCACGTGCTCTCCGCCGACGGCGGGAGCGTCGCCGTGAGCCATGGGACTAAGGAGGACGGGCAGTCGAGAATATACACCGTGCCCATATCCGGCGGTGTGCCCCGGCTGATAACGCCCTTGGCCCCCAGTTACCTGCACGGCTGGTCCCCGGACGGCAGGACACTAGCCTACTGCGCCCTGCGTGACGGTGAGTTTGACATCTACACCATTCCGGCGGAGGGCGGCGAGGAGACTAGGCTGACATACGCGCCCGGGCTGAATGACGGGCCGGAGTATGACAGCGCGGGGGAGTACATATGGTTCAATTCCGTGCGCTCGGGGCTTATGCAGGCCTTCCGCATGAGGGCCGACGGCAGCGAACAGACCCAGATGACCTTTGAGGAGGGCTGGAACATCTGGTTCCCGCATATTTCCCCGGACCGCAAGTGGGTGGTGGCGTTGGGATACCGTAAAGGCGACGTAAGGCCTGAGGAGCATTTGCCCCATAAGGACGTGGAGCTCAAGCTCATGCCGGCGGAGGGGGGCCCGCTGACAACCATAGCCGCCCTCTTCGGCGGGCAGGGCACCATCAACGTAAATTCCTGGGCCCCGGACAGCAGAAGATTTGCCTTCGTCCGATATGAGATAATGCCCTGAAAACCTATAATTGTCCCGCCGGGGCTCCTGCAAAGTCCGGCGGGGTTTTCTTTATTTCCCCGAAATATAACAGGGGTTTCTGATATTCCCATTGACAAACTGGGTTTATAGGTATATAATGGTACCACTAAGCGGAGAGGAGACAAAAATCATGAGTTATAAGTTTGAAACATTACAGCTTCACGTGGGGCAGGAGAGCCCCGACCCGGCCACCGGCGCCAGGGCAGTGCCGATTTATCAGACCACCTCCTATGTTTTCAGGGACTCTGCCCAGGCCGCGGCCCGCTTCGGGCTCAGCGACCCGGGAAACATCTACGGACGGCTGACAAACTCCACCCAGGAGGTGCTGGAGAAGCGCATGGCGGCCCTGGAGGGCGGCACGGCGGCCCTGGCCACCGCTTCAGGCGCGGCGGCTATCGCCTATACCCTCCAGGCCCTGGCCCAGGCGGGGGACCATGTGGTAGCGCAAAAGACCATCTACGGCGGCAGCTACAACCTGCTGGCCCATACTCTGCCCCAGTACGGCATAGAGACTACCTTTGTAGACGCGCACAACCTCAAGGAGCTCGAGGAGGCCATCAGGCCGAATACCAAGGCGGTCTATCTTGAGACCCTGGGCAACCCCAACAGCGATATCCCGGACATCGACGCTATAGCCGGGATTGCCCACTCCCACGGCCTGCCCCTGGTCATCGACAATACCTTCGGCACACCTTACCTTATCCGTCCCCTTGAGCACGGGGCTGATATAGTGGTGCACTCTGCCACCAAATTCATTGGGGGGCACGGCACCACCTTGGGCGGAATTATAGTAGACAGCGGCAAATTTGACTGGAGGGCCTCCGGGAAATATGCTCCAATAGCCGAACCCAACCCCAGCTACCACGGCGTGAGCTTTGTGGATGCGGCAGGTCCCGCGGCCTTCGTTACATATATCCGGGCAATTCTCCTGCGGGATACCGGCGCGACGCTCTCGCCGTTCAACGCCTTCCTGCTCTTACAGGGTGTTGAAACTCTCTCCCTGCGCCTGGAACGACACGCCGGGAACACAAGGAGGGTGGTGGAGTTCCTGGCGGGGCACCCCCAGGTGGAGAGGGTGAACCATCCCAGTCTGCCGGACCACCCGGACCACGCCCTGTATGAGAGGTACTTCCCCAATGGCGGCGCCTCCATCTTCACCTTTGAGATAAAGGGCGGGCAGGAGGAGGCCCACAGATTTATCGATAATCTGGAGATATTCTCGCTTTTGGCCAATGTGGCGGACGTGAAGTCCCTGGTGATACACCCGGCCACCACCACCCATTCCCAGCTTTCGCCGGAGGAACTGCTGGACCAGGGCATAAAGCCCAGCACCATAAGGCTGTCCATCGGCACGGAGCATATTGACGATATCATCGCCGACCTGGAAAAGGGCTTTGAGGCGGTGCGAAGGGGCTAGGTATAGTAAAACGCGGCTTGACTATTTCCCGCATATGTGCTAGTTTATGAGTTAAGAAGCACAGGAGAGAGAATAACAATGAACAAAACCTGTGAAGCAGAGACAGCCCGGACAGCCCTTGCACGGCAGCTTGCGGCAGAGGCTATGGTGCTGCTTAAAAACGAGGGCGGGCTCCTCCCGCTGCCCAAAGGAAAAACGGTGGCCCTTTTGGGTCAGACACAGCTGGATACCGTTATCGGCGGCGGTGGCTCCGGGGCCTCCTTCAGCGAGGGCACCCTACAGATACGCGACGAGCTGGTAAAGGCTGGGCTCGCCGTGGAGGCCTCTATGGACGGCTTCTACCGTGAACTGTCAAAAAAGCGCCGGGAGGAAAGCTCCAAATCCCGTTCGCCTTTTGCGGATTTTGAAGGCTTAGTTGCCAGCGGCCTTATATATGAAATCTTCGGGCAGTACAGCGCGGCCCGGGAGGAGCCAATCCCCGGCGAGGAGCTCTGGCGGGCCGCTGGGGAGGCTGCGGACACGGCCATAATTATTATTGGCCGGGCAACGGGCGGCGAGGAGTGCGACCGCAGGGTGGAGAACGATTATTACCTTACGCCTTCTGAGAAAAGGCTGCTTGAGCTGGCCTGCGGGCATTTTGAAAATGTGATGGCGGTATTCAACTGCAACGGCATGGTGGATATGAGCTGCACCAAAACCTGTCCCAATATAAAGGCGGCGCTTTTCATGGGGACCGCCGGGGAACAGGCCGCAGGGGCCTTGGCGGACCTTATCACAGGCAGGGCGACCCCCTCTGGGAAACTGATATCTCTAAAAAGTTCCCGGGAAAGGAGGCGGTACAGCTCTATATCCACGGGCCCTCTGTCCGGCTGAAAAAGCCCTGGCAGGAGCTGCGGGCCATCGCAAAAACGCCGCTTCTACAGCCGATGGAGAGCTGTAAGCTTATTTTGAGCTTTCCCCTTTCGGACATGGCCTCCTTCGAGGAGGCTTCCATGAGCTATATGCTGGAGCCCGGGGACTATGTTGCCATGGTGGGGACCGGCTCCCATAACTCGGCCCCGGCGGCGATACTGGCTCTTGGGGAAAAGATAGTCACACGCACGGTGTCGGCCGATATCGGCATGACCCCGGCCAATAAGGGCAGGATTGCCCTTATGGAGCCCGAAGCACAGCGCCGGATAGAGAATATTGACGGCCTGCCGCGCATTGCCTTTACAGAAAGGGACGTGGAGGTAAGCCGGCCGGCATACGGCGGCTATAACCATAAGGCGGAGCCTGTGGCCTCTACACTCCAGGACGTGGCCGCCGGCAGGGTGACAAGGGAGGAGTTTGTGGGCCAGATGACCGTAAGGGAGCTGGCGGTGCTCTGTAACGGCTTTGGACCCGGGCTGCCCTTTGGCGGCATGGGCAAGAAGGACGTCCCCGTAACTATAAAGGACGAGGAGGGCAGGGACATAGGCTCCTGCTCCAATCCCCACGCCATGCCAGGATACTGCAACCCAGCTTTGGAAAAATATGGAATAATGTCCTCGGTGTATAAAGATGGCCCCGCCAGCGTGGGCAAAACGGCGTGGCCTACCGGCATGATGATAGCCTGCACCTTTAACCCGGAGCTTGCCTATGAATTCGGCAGCGCCTGCGGCTGTGAGGCAGAGATGTGTCACGTGGACAGCTGGCTGGCCCCC encodes the following:
- a CDS encoding O-acetylhomoserine aminocarboxypropyltransferase/cysteine synthase family protein; the encoded protein is MSYKFETLQLHVGQESPDPATGARAVPIYQTTSYVFRDSAQAAARFGLSDPGNIYGRLTNSTQEVLEKRMAALEGGTAALATASGAAAIAYTLQALAQAGDHVVAQKTIYGGSYNLLAHTLPQYGIETTFVDAHNLKELEEAIRPNTKAVYLETLGNPNSDIPDIDAIAGIAHSHGLPLVIDNTFGTPYLIRPLEHGADIVVHSATKFIGGHGTTLGGIIVDSGKFDWRASGKYAPIAEPNPSYHGVSFVDAAGPAAFVTYIRAILLRDTGATLSPFNAFLLLQGVETLSLRLERHAGNTRRVVEFLAGHPQVERVNHPSLPDHPDHALYERYFPNGGASIFTFEIKGGQEEAHRFIDNLEIFSLLANVADVKSLVIHPATTTHSQLSPEELLDQGIKPSTIRLSIGTEHIDDIIADLEKGFEAVRRG
- a CDS encoding glycoside hydrolase family 3 protein; amino-acid sequence: MNKTCEAETARTALARQLAAEAMVLLKNEGGLLPLPKGKTVALLGQTQLDTVIGGGGSGASFSEGTLQIRDELVKAGLAVEASMDGFYRELSKKRREESSKSRSPFADFEGLVASGLIYEIFGQYSAAREEPIPGEELWRAAGEAADTAIIIIGRATGGEECDRRVENDYYLTPSEKRLLELACGHFENVMAVFNCNGMVDMSCTKTCPNIKAALFMGTAGEQAAGALADLITGRATPSGKLISLKSSRERRRYSSISTGPLSG
- a CDS encoding glycoside hydrolase family 3 N-terminal domain-containing protein — protein: MRAIAKTPLLQPMESCKLILSFPLSDMASFEEASMSYMLEPGDYVAMVGTGSHNSAPAAILALGEKIVTRTVSADIGMTPANKGRIALMEPEAQRRIENIDGLPRIAFTERDVEVSRPAYGGYNHKAEPVASTLQDVAAGRVTREEFVGQMTVRELAVLCNGFGPGLPFGGMGKKDVPVTIKDEEGRDIGSCSNPHAMPGYCNPALEKYGIMSSVYKDGPASVGKTAWPTGMMIACTFNPELAYEFGSACGCEAEMCHVDSWLAPGLNLIRSPIEGRAFEYFSEDPFMCGLFGVQVALGAMENNNITVCPKHFALNEQETYRRGSIKKNIDAVDSIVSARAARELYLRPFEMVVTRARPTTLMTSFNKVNGKFAAGSHVLCTEILRGEWGYEGVVITDWGDMDMVVDGAEAVRAGNDVIMPGGPPVIAQVLKGYEEGRVSINDLRQAAAHLMNYLLGTKLYR